The following nucleotide sequence is from Punica granatum isolate Tunisia-2019 unplaced genomic scaffold, ASM765513v2 Contig00339, whole genome shotgun sequence.
ATTATCGAACCTCAAACTTCTTAGTTACCAGGCGATGGCTCACGCTACTGCGCAATACCCCACTTTGGATGGCATATGACATTCAGTTGAGGTTCCATGATGGTCGACAGAAGTTACTTGGGCATGTTGTAGGTGTGATTTGCTCTTTCCTTCTCTTGCCATTCTCAAATTTCAACATGTACCTCAAATACTTCACTTTGCCTTGGATCTGAACCCAGAATATTACTTACCCAGTCAATATATATGCCACCTGCAAGTCTACATAAGGAGGAGTCATGGCGTTTCAGTTTCTTCAAGTCAACAGTTGGTAATTAGTTTCTTCATCATGTATGTGGCAAAtgtttgaattattttatctcCTTATAttcatcaattcatcgaacgcGTTCCCAAAATATCATCCTcacaaagaaaatcaaaatattaacagactaacaatatatatatgtcatctTTCGCTAGATAAAGTAATATAGACCAAAATCTAGAATTCCtttattcaccaaaaaaaaaaaagtaagataGACCAAGACAAGAGGTTAATTAGTCAAACGTGAATCTGCTCTAGCTGGACACTCTGAGCCCTTAGAGGAACGTAATCTCCACGGTAGACCTCCAGGTGGTCCGCCAGGGATGCCTTGTCGATGTTCTCATGGTGGAACGACTTGCACACGAAGTAGAGCACAGTCTGCACAACAAGCCCGAGTAGCACGACCCCGAGGAGGAGCACCACGCAGACGAGCCCGATCAAGATCCTGTTCACAAGCCCTGGCACTAGGTCGATAACCACGAGGAACTCGAACACCGCCTGCACCACCATGAAGAGCACGACGAGGCCGGCGAAGCAGCCAACAGAGATTCCCATCTTGCCCTTTATCAGGGCCTTGCTCTTCACCACTGATTTTCTTCCATAGACGTCCTCTAGTACGGAGACCACGCTTGCCAACTGCCATATCATCGCCATGTAGACGAATCCAACGACGTACAATATGAAGAGACCGATGACAACAGCAATCCCGTATGAGTAGACTCCGATGAAGATGATACATACTAGAAGGAGCCCACCGAAGAAAACATTGTAGACGAAGAAAACTGCGAAGATCCATAAGAACGTGATCACGAGTCTCTTCCAAACCCTCGGCACCACGGATAAGACATTCCTAAAGGTGACATGTTTGCCAGTGTAGATGCAGGCGATGGTGTAGACCACCGCGGAGGTCgagaggagggagaggacGAGGACGAAGGTGAAGTAGACGGCTTTGAAGAGGCCAAGGAAGAGCCAAGTGGAGTTGATCGAGCGGGAGAGTTTGGAGTATTCTTCAGAATCCTTGTAGGTGTCGATGCGGGTGAACGAATCACGGAGGATGCGGTAGGAGAGGGTCTGAGAGACCCATGAGTGGGCTAGGAAGATGAAAGAGAGGGGAAGGATCAGGAAAAGTGAGATTTGGGCGAAGAGCTTCCCATGAGGAGATGATCTTGAAGGACTCCTTGTATATCCCGGCGAACCCGAGAAACTGCATCTCGTCTTGCTCTCTGTCCAttgctgctgcttcttcttcttcctcttcttctcctcagAGTGCCATTGCCCTGTTTTCAACATGGTTACATATATACAGAGAAAGAGCAAGTGGACTTACTCGAAGTTGAAGCCATATGGAA
It contains:
- the LOC116190169 gene encoding uncharacterized protein LOC116190169 — translated: MLKTGQWHSEEKKRKKKKQQQWTESKTRCSFSGSPGYTRSPSRSSPHGKLFAQISLFLILPLSFIFLAHSWVSQTLSYRILRDSFTRIDTYKDSEEYSKLSRSINSTWLFLGLFKAVYFTFVLVLSLLSTSAVVYTIACIYTGKHVTFRNVLSVVPRVWKRLVITFLWIFAVFFVYNVFFGGLLLVCIIFIGVYSYGIAVVIGLFILYVVGFVYMAMIWQLASVVSVLEDVYGRKSVVKSKALIKGKMGISVGCFAGLVVLFMVVQAVFEFLVVIDLVPGLVNRILIGLVCVVLLLGVVLLGLVVQTVLYFVCKSFHHENIDKASLADHLEVYRGDYVPLRAQSVQLEQIHV